TGATAATGTTGTATGTGTAATAGAAAATGAAGGATGAAAAACAATTGTATTACTCCAGATATTAAATTTTAGTGGCATTTTGATATAAAACTTGCGAATTGTTTTAAGGTTTTTAAGTGATATTCTATTGATTAGAATTCGTAACAATTTTTTTCCATCCAGTTCTAAGTAAAGGCGTATTATTAAAAATCATATTAAAATTTTCATTGGATATTGTTCGCATTTCTTCTGGAGAAAGGCTTAATATCTCCTGCTTTGACATTAACTCTTCACATTTTGATATAGTAATTTTACTATTCCAAGGGCAGACTTCCTGGCAAATATCGCAGCCAAAGCACCAGCCATTTAGCATTTTAACTTCATCATCAGTCAATGCTGATTTTTTTTCAATTGTTAGGTATGATATACATTTTCGTGAATCGATAACACTTGGCGATACAATTGCTCCAGTTGGGCAAGCATCCATGCAACGTGTGCATGTTCCACAATGGTTTCTAATTTCTGCGATAGAAGGTTCAACCTCAAGATCAACTATCAACTCACCAATAAAAGTATATGATCCTAATTTGGGATTTATCAACAAGGAATTTTTACCAATCCAGCCTAACCCTGTGCGAACAGCCCATGTTTTTTCCAGAACTGGGGCAGAATCAACAAAGACTCTCCCCTCAACTTGTCCAAACTCTTTTTGGATTAACTCAAGTAGTAGATATAATTTATCCCTTACAACATCATGATAATCGTGACTAAGAGCGTAACGGGAAATTTTTGGAGATTCCGTTGATATTCTTGGACTCCCTGAATAGTAGTTGATTAGAACAGATATTACAGATTTAGCATTAGGTACAAGAATTCTGGGATCTAGTCGTTTTTCGAGATTTCGTTCCATGTAGGCCATCTCTCCATTCATTCCTTCTGCCAACCAATGCTTAATATGACTATCTTCTTCCGCTAAAAAACTGGCAGAGGATACCCCACAAGCATCAAAGCCTATTTCAAGGGCAAGAGATTTGATTTTTTGTTCTTTAGTCGCTGACTGTTGCTTGGCTTCGCCATTCATATTTATTCGGGGATTCGTTCAACTGTCAACTAAAAAATGTCAATACTATAGAAATCCAAGTTCAAGCATAGCCTCTTCGCTCATGCGACTTTTATCCCAAGGGGGATCGAAGGTCAGATTGATTAATGCTTCAGTTATGCCCTCAACCTTACCCACCTTTTCATGAACTTCATCTAGCAATTCATCTGCCAATGGACAGTTTGGTGCAGTAAGAGTCATTGTTACCTTAACTTTTCTATCCTCATCAACATCAACCTCGTAAATAAGGCCTAAATCGTAAATGTTAACGGGTATCTCTGGATCGAAAATATTTTTCAGAACCTTTACAATATCGGCCTCTATTGCTAGTATATCTCGTTTTGTTTCCATAATAGTAATAATTTTATTCCACAAATAATTAAATCCTTTAACCACATAGTTTCATGAAGGAATCCACTAAGAAACACAAAGGAAAACTTATTAATACCTAATGGTTAGATTGACCTTAGCGTTCATTTGTAGTTGATATTTCATGGATCAATTATTAAGTTTCGATTGGTATGCAATTGCATAGAGTCTCATCTGCTTAACCATTGCAACAAGCCCATTCGAGCGGGTTGGGGAAAGATTCTCCTTTAGCCCAATCTTATCAATAAAGTAAAGATCCGCATCAATTATCTCTTTGGGTGTTCGTTGGTTTAATACTTGAATGAGCAGTGCAACAATACCTTTGGTTATGATCGCATCGCTATCTGCCGAAAAAAGAATTCTTCCGTTTTCAAGTTCAGCATCAAGCCAAACCTTACTTTGGCAACCTTTAATAAGGTAAGATTCCGTGCGCTTCTTCTCATCTATTGGAGGAAGGTCTTTCCCCAACTCTATAAGCTGTTGGTATTTATCCATCCAATCGTCAAAAACGCTAAAATCGTCAATTATCCTATCCTGTACCTCGTTTAAAGTCATCTCCATTATTTTAAATCTTCTTAATAATTTCTTTTTCAAACCATTCTCTATCCCCAACGCTCTTAAAAGATTCGACAGGAAGATAAATAAAATCAATTTTTGATGTGTAAAGTAAATAATACTTTCTGTTTCTTTCTACACTTCGAAAAAAACGAGTTTCAATGGATGTTGATGTACCATTCACAATTATTACATCGATTTTATCAGAATCAATTTCATAGTGTCTTTCCAGAAGAAATAGCCCATTATTATTAGCAAACGTCCAATACTGGTATGCCATAACCGCCTGAATAAGAATTAACGCTGCAATTATGAAATACGCAAAAGAATCTCCTTGTTTAAGTAATAAAAGTAATACCAGCATAATCCAAATCCAAGCCACTAACCACCAGCGTTTTTTCAAATAGCTTGTGATCAAAATCTTGAATAGCTCTTTTTCAGTTAATGTTATTTGTTCAGTTACTATCATGGTTTTTACTAAATTTTATTTATTCCTCTGGCTTACCCAAACATCTCTTTTATCTTCTTAACACCATCAATCAACCTATCAATCTCCTCAAAAGTATTGTAAAATGCTAATGAAGCCCTAACGGTGCCATCAATAGCAAAATGAGCCATCACAGGCTGGGTGCAATGATTTCCGGTGCGGACGGCAATGCCCATTTTATCGAGTATCATTCCTGTATCGTAGGGATGAATGTTTTCAACCAAAAATGATACTATTGGTGCTTTATGCTGAGCATTCCCTATAATCCTTACACCGTCAATAGCAAGTAATTTTGATGTAGCATATTTTAATAACTCAGTTTCATATGCTGTGGCTGCCTCAATGCCAATAGATTTATAGTATTTAATAGCAGAAGATAATCCAGCCGCTCCTATATAATTTGCAGTACCAGCCTCAAACTTAAATGGGAGTTCATTGTATACGGTTTTTTCAAATGTTACTCCTCGTGGGGCAACCATATCTCCCCCTCCCTGCCAAGGGACTATTGCGTTTAACAGTTTTTCTTTACCATATAAAACGCCTATTCCAGTGGGTCCATATATTTTATGTCCTGCAATTGCATAAAAATCTGCATCCAGATCCTGAACATCAATAATACCATGCTTAACTCCTTGTGCGCCATCTATCAAAACTGGAACATTATACTTATGTGCTTTTTTAATGATTTCCTTGATTGGGTTTACAGTTCCAAGAGAATTTGAAACGTGAGTTACCGCCAGAATACGTGTTTTTGAGGTGATTAGTTCATCTAACTTTTCGATGATTAGTTCCCCATTATCATCGAAGGGTAAAACTTTAAGTTTTGCCTTTTTGCGCTCGCATAACATCTGCCATGGAACGATATTGGAATGATGCTCCATTTCTGAGACAATTACCTCGTCCCCCTCATGAACAAAAGTTTCTCCAAACGAGAAGGCAATCATGTTAATTGAGGCTGTTGCTCCAGAGGTAAAAATCACCTCATTTGTTTTTTTTGCATTAATAAAACTTCGAACTGTTTCACGAGCCTCTTCATAGGCTTTTGTTGACTCCTCGCTCAACTTATGAACTCCCCGATGAATATTAGCATTGATGCTGTTATGGAAATGAGTTATTGCATCGAGAACTACTTGAGGTTTCTGCGTTGTTGCCCCATTATCGAAGTATGCAAGAGGCTTCCCGTAAAGAGTTTGATTTAATATTGGGAAATCTTGACGAATTTTATTAATATCTAATGACATAAAATATTTTTTTAAGATTTACGATAACTGTCAACTAAATACAGTCAACCTCAACCGTCAACGAATCTAACAGCAATGCATAGGACAATTATGGCATCTTGATAGTTCCCCGCGAAGACGTTTGTTTACCAGATCATCAATTCTATCGCGAAGCGGGTCAACGCTGATTTTCTTCACAACATCATGTGCAAATCCAAACATCAGCAGTAACATCGCTTCCTTCTCACCAATACCTCTTGTCTGCATATAAAATTTGGCTTCCAAGTCGAGTTGTCCAACGGTTGCACCATGACTACATTTAACATCATCAGCATAAATTTCAAGTTGAGGCTTTGTGTTCATCTTGGCATCAGCGGTTAGAAGTAGATTATTATTCGCTTGAAATGCCTGTGTTTGTTGAGCACCCCTTCTTACCAATATTCTACCGTTAAATGCCCCAGTTGCCTGATCATCAAGGATACCTTTGAATAATTCAGTGCTAGTACAATGTGGTTTAGCATGATCAATAAACGAATAGTTATCGATATGCTGGGTTCTATCATTTAAGTAAAGTCCGAAGGAGTTATTCTCACATCCTTCCTCATCAAGAAGAACATCTAGATTATTTCTTATAAATCCACCATGAAGGGTAATTGTGTTGGTTGTAACCTTCGAGTCTCTAAGTTGACGAATGTAAACATGCGAAATTTGTGATGAATCGTTGTGTTCGTTCTGCATCTTTACAAAATCCAGCGTAGAAGATGATTCCGTAATAATTTCAGTGACAACGTTCGAAAGAAATTTCTGTGAAGAAAGCGTATGATCACATACAACAATACTCGCTTTACTTCGCTCTTCAAGTATTATTAGGTTTCTGTACTGAACAAGAAGATTTTCATCAGACATTAAAAGATTGATAATCTGAATAGGTCTATCAAGTTCGACTCCTTTAGGAACATATATAAAAACACCATCTTGAACGAAAGCAGTGTTAAGCGAAACAAGTCCTTCGCCATTATTATCGGCAATTGTATTGTAATACTTCGAAACTATTTCGGGATACTTTATTGCTGCTTCGGATAAACTGCCATATATCAATCCATTATCGAGTTTGGTGATTTTTTCACCTTTAGGAAGATAGAATCCATTCAAAACCAAAGCTAAATCAGTTCCAATTTCTGGGATATCACACCTAAAAATATCATCAATTTGGAAAGTAATATTTTTAGGAGCAAAGTATTTTTCAAAATCTTGTGAGAATAGAGGCTCAATTTTCGAGTATTTATACTTCTCGTTTTTAGCATCGGGCAGTCCCAGAAGGTTGAAATTCTCTATAGCCTCCTGTCTTCCCCTATTCAATATTGGAGCTGAGTTATCGGTAATAAGATCAAGGTTGCTAAGATAAAGGTCTACCAAATCCTCCTTGATCGATATAGTTGTTGATTTACTCATTTAAATTTTTATTAGATTGTTATCTTTGTTAAAGACAGTCAATGAAATATCTGTCAACTGATAACAAAAATCTGTTAACTAAATCCTACTCACCATTTTTAATCCAATCATACCCTTTCTCCTCAAGTTCAAGTGCAAGTTCTTTGCCAGCACTTTTTACAATTTTACCACTGTAAAGGATATGTACAAAGTCTGGAACAATATAGTCAAGCAATCTTTGATAGTGTGTAATTACTATTGAAGCGTTATCTGGGCGTTTTAACTTATTTACACCATTTGCCACAATGCGCAACGCATCGATATCGAGACCAGAATCAGTCTCATCAAGAATCGAGAGCTTCGGTTCAAGCATCGCCATCTGAAAGATTTCATTTTTCTTCTTTTCTCCTCCAGAGAATCCTTCGTTCACTGAGCGATTGGTTAATGCAGAATCAATTTCAACGAGTTCTTTCTTCTCGCGCATCATTTTTAAAAAATCTGATGCGGATAATGGTTCTAATCCCCTGTATTTACGTTGCTCATTAACAGCCGCTTTCATAAAGTTAACCATGCTAACGCCTGGTATTTCAATAGGATATTGAAAACTTAGAAATAACCCTTCACGCGAACGAACTTCGGGTGATAGATCAAGTAAATTTTTCCCGTTGAAAAGGATCTCACCATGTGTCACCTCAAAGATTTCTCTCCCTGCAAGAACCGCAGCAAGCGTGCTTTTTCCAGAGCCATTGGGTCCCATGATCGCATGAACTTCACCTGCGTTAATCTCTAGATTAATTCCCTTTAATATCTCTTTGCCTTTTATGTTGGCGTGTAAGTTTTTAATTACTAGCATATTAAAATGTTTATTATAAATCTTTCTTGAATTTTTGTGCCTTTGTAACTTTGCATCAATAATTAAACGCTAAGGCTCAAAGACGCTAAGTATCTTAAACTTTATTATCTGCAAATATTACCCAACACTTCCCTCAAGACTAATCTGTAGCAATTTCTGCGCTTCAACAGCAAACTCCATCGGAAGTTTATTTAACACCTCCTTTGCATAACCATTTATTATAAGTCCAATCGCATCCTCGGTGGATAAGCCTCTCTGATTACAATAAAAGATTTGATCTTCGCCTATCTTAGAAGTTGTTGCTTCGTGTTCAACTATTGCAGTTGGATTATCAACCTCAATGTATGGAAATGTATGTGCTCCGCATTTATCGCCTAAAAGAAGTGAATCACACTGTGAGAAATTTCTTGCATTCTCTGCCCCTTTAAGAACCTTAACCAACCCCCTATAACTATTATTACTAACCCCCGCGGAAATGCCTTTTGAGATAATATGGCTACGGGTATTTTTACCAATATGAATCATCTTTGTTCCTGTATCGGCTTGTTGATGATTGTTTGTTACCGCTACCGAATTAAACTCTCCGTATGAATTATCCCCTAGAAGTATACAACTCGGATATTTCCAAGTAATTGCAGAACCCGTTTCAACCTGAGTCCACGATATCTTACTATTCTTTCCCCTACAAATCCCACGCTTGGTGACAAAGTTGTAAATTCCGCCTTTACCATTCTTATCACCCGGATACCAGTTTTGAACTGTAGAATATTTAACTTCGGCGTTTTCAAGAGCAACAATTTCGACTACTGCCGCATGCAACTGATTCTCATCACGAACAGGAGCAGTACAACCTTCCAAATAGCTAACATAACTATCAGCCTCGGCTACAATAAGCGTACGTTCGAATTGACCAGTATTTGCAGCGTTTATCCTGAAATAGGTGCTTAACTCCATTGGGCATCGAACACCTCTGGGAATATAGCAGAACGAACCATCGCTAAAAACAGCAGAGTTTAGAGCGGCAAAATAGTTATCGGTTGTAGGAACAACTGATGCAAGGTGTTTCTTAATTAAATCAGGATGTTCACGAATAGCTTCGCTCATCGAACAGAAAATAATACCATGCTCAGAAAGAGTCTCGCTAAAGGTTGTCTTAACCGATGAACTATCCATAACAGCATCAACGGCTACACCAGATAGTATCTTTTGTTCATTTAGAGGAATACCTAACTTTTCGAATGTTTCCTTTAGTTCAGGATCTATTTCCTCGCTACTATTTGGGTTTTTCTTACGAGGAGCAGCATAAAAGATAATCTCTTGATAGTCAATGTCCGGGACATTTAGGTGAGCCCAAGTAGGCGTTTCCATTGTTAACCAGTAACGATATGCCTTCAAGCGGAATTCAAGCATCCACTCTGGTTCTTCCTTTTTTTTTGATATTATCCTCACAACATCCTCGCTTAAGCCTTTGGGAATAATATCTGTTTCAACATCTGTTACAAATCCGTATTTATAGTCTCCTGATGTAACCTCGCTTATTATTTTATCCTGATCGTTTGTCATTGCTAAGAAATCTTTATATCGGTAACTTATGAACAAACTGAAAGTAGTAATGTTTGCTCCTATATGCAAATAGTAAATTAATAATGTAGAATAATTCTAATTAAGCACAAAGATATTTACTTTGATTGGATTAGAAAATGTTTTTAGTCAAGAACTATTAAATTACTAAGATTATATATAGTTGACTTTTAAAAGAATTATCAATAATTTTATTGTAGCTAAAACTGAGCGAAGGCTTTAAATTATTTGGAAGAAATTATCTCTTATAAAATTGTAGATTATTTGTGTTTGCAAGCCTCAGCCACTCGCTCATTAACAAAATATTCTGAATTGTAGCTATTCAGATAAACCTAACAGTAAATCAAAATGGCAAAAAAAATCATCTACCTAACAACCCTTCTCTTGGGTTTTCTGATCATTTCTCAACCTACCGTAAACGGGCAGGAAAAGAAAAAAGTTATCGATAGACCATCAAAGTGCGATGTAAAAAACATTGACGATTTTGTTTCTAAGACCTTCGACACCTATGATGAAAGTCAAAAAATATCTGAGGATCTCAGTTTTATCAAGGTAGAGGGTGATGGGAAAACAGTTCCTATTAAAATTACTAACGGTAAAGGAGAGTCTATTAGCAAAGAAACTGCCCTTATTCAATTTGGCGACTTGCTGGTTAGAGCCAAGAAACAAAACGATAATATAAAGACATTACAAGAACTTCAAAAGCCCGCACAGGAGAGTCTGAAAAAGTGCCCCTTGACTCAAAAGCCAAAAGCAACCAAATCCCTGAGTAAAGGTGGCGAAGCTTTAAATGAAGTAGTCAAACAAACAAAAGAGCAGGTTGAATTGATAGAAAAGCAGATAGCGGATATCAAAACAATTAAAGATTCAAAATAAACACCTAGTAATCCAATAAGTCCAAAATGGTAAACCCCAACTTTTGAGTTGGGGTTTGCTATCTATTCTAATTGTTTATTCTTTTTTTGTAGCAATGTAGAAGAAGGGGACATTTGCCATATCAGAAAGCTCCTCGCCCGCTTCGCGAAGTTCATCATCATCCTCGTCAAAATACCAATAAATCTTAATGGAAAATCCTTCTTTTTGAAATCCATTGAGCAGTATTATTATATCATAAATAAATTTAGCTGATGAGGAGTTAAAGTATATTAACTTAAATTTAAAAGTAAATGGCTCAACTTCAACATTCAAAGATTTGTTGTTTTTAATCCAATTATTCAACTCATCGAGCCACTGAATTAATGGAAAATAAAAATCACGAACATTCTCTGGTCGCGAAAACCCACTAATTTCTAGCGTTCGCAATTCAATATTAAAATCAACAGTGGGCGATACCTGTGTTCCGTTTATATGTAACGACTTCATTTGTGACTTTATTTTCTAAGGTGCAAGATAGAAAAAACATTCTTTATGTATTACAGAAAAATATTAATAAACGATAAAGATGCTAACATAATTGATTAACTAACAATTAGAGATGACCATCAATTAGAAAATAGAGTCTTAAAAAGTAAGTCCGCTTGATAATTAATGGGACTTATTCGGTTTAGGTTTGGTAGGGTATGAAATTAAAGGGGTATCCAAGCATATCGGAAATCTCTTCACCTGATTCCTGAATCTCATCATCTCCATCCTCAAAAAACCAGTTAATTAGTACCTCATTTCCTCTTGAGTGATATTTCATAAATTCTAATAAAATATCAAGTAAGAATTTTGAGGATGCAGAGTTGAAATATGTCATCTTAAGGTTTACTGTTAATATATTCTTGTTAAAATCGATATTTTTACTCAATACACCATCACTGAACTCATCAAGCCACTTTAGGATAGGTCTATAAAAACCAATTACATTTTCTGGTCGCGAGAAACCAGAAATTTCAAATAGATTGTTTTCAGGATCGAAATTTATTTTAGGAGTGAACTCGGTAGGTTCAATATTAAGGGAATCCATAAGCATTCTGGTTATTTTATGTGTTTATGGGCTATCTGCACGTTTAATGTAAAATATGAATATTTATCATTAATTGTTGAAAAGGTATAGTTGATTTTATTTTCTGAAACCTTTGCAATATTAATAATTCCGAGACCCGCACCTCCTTTAGGTGAAACATTTCCGCTTAAAATAGTATTCTTATACAGATCCTTCAATCCTTCTTTGTCAAGCGAATTGACTCTGTCTAATTTATTCTTTAAAAGTAGAATTTTATGGTTAAATATTGAGTTTGAAACATACATCGTTAGATTTTGAGAATCCATATATAAGTTAAATTTCGGTAAAAATGCTTTATCATCCTCAATATGATCCTGATGCTTATAGATGTTTTCCAAACTTTCAACCATGGCAGCATACACCTTTTTTCTAATAGTAATATTCATACCACGTTTATCAAGAAGGGCAGCCATCTTGTTAAGCAAAAATCCTATTTCTTCGTAGCTCAAAGGCCCAAAATGCCTTAATAACTCTTCGTTAGCTATTTCTACTTCTTCCATTTTATATTCTAAGGGTTGCAAAATATGAAAGTTAATTAATATTAACTAATATTCAAAGGCATTTTCGATAAAACATATTTTGGTTCTAATAAAAAATAATTTACAATATCACCTTAAAAATACTATTTTCTTTCAATATTAAACTATTAATGAGGCTATTTTTAACCTTATTTAAAAAAAAGGTTGGAATAAATCCAACCCTTTAGTACAGATATAGCAGTTTTCTATTTATTGAATTATCTTCATTTCATCGATTAATCGTGCTGCTCCAGCATATTTATCAACGATAAAAAGAACATACCGAATATCAACATTTATAGTTCGTTGAAGTTGCTTCTCAAAAACGATATCTCCGCTCATAGCCTCCCAGTTTCCATCAAAAGCTAGTCCAATAAGTTCTCCATAAGCGTTTAACACGGGGCTGCCAGAGTTTCCACCAGTTATATCGTTTGTAGTTATAAATGCAACTGGCATTTTGCCATTTTCACCATAACGACCATAGTCCTTTGTTTTGTAAAGATCCTTTAATTTTTCTGGAACAACAAATTCCCAATTATCTGGATCTTCCTTCTCCATAACACCATCAAGTGTTGTTAAAAACTCATAATGAACAGCATCCATAGGGTAATAATCTTTAACCTGTCCATAGGTTAAACGCATGGTCGAATTTGCATCTGGATACATCGCTTTCCCTTGATTCATTTCCAAAACACCCGCAATATATAACCTTTGACCCTTTTTATAGAGAATATCAAATGGATCCATTAGTTTTTTTATCTCTTTATCCTTAGCACTAATTGATTTTGATGCTATAAACGCCGGATCATTTTCTAAAATAGCCAAAGTTGGTGCTGCAAGAAATTCATTTACCTTAGTAGAATCTGAAAAAATTGATTTGGTAAACAAAAAGTCTGAATATTTCACAAAGTCTCCTTGGTATTCGGCAGTAATTGTGTTAAATATATCTGGATAATACGTTTTATCGACATTTTCATAAAATAATTTTAGCATTGCACAAGCTACTTTTATATCAGTGGCTAAGCTGTAATCCTTATAAAATAGTTTTGCTTCTCTCTTTAATCTCAATGCCCTTTTCCCAATTGAATCCGGATCATTCAATTTTAATGATTCATATAACCTTGATGCCTTATCTGCCATTGAGAATATTTCGATTCCTCTTGACAATGCCTCCGAGATGTATTGGGTTACGTAAGTGTAATTCTTATTGCCTGCTATACCTTGCTCAACCATTTTTAGAGCCTCTCCATATTTCTCTTTTCGTTGACTGTTTTCGGACACCCAATCGGAAA
Above is a window of Bacteroidales bacterium DNA encoding:
- a CDS encoding DUF1987 domain-containing protein, whose product is MDSLNIEPTEFTPKINFDPENNLFEISGFSRPENVIGFYRPILKWLDEFSDGVLSKNIDFNKNILTVNLKMTYFNSASSKFLLDILLEFMKYHSRGNEVLINWFFEDGDDEIQESGEEISDMLGYPFNFIPYQT
- the sufD gene encoding Fe-S cluster assembly protein SufD → MSKSTTISIKEDLVDLYLSNLDLITDNSAPILNRGRQEAIENFNLLGLPDAKNEKYKYSKIEPLFSQDFEKYFAPKNITFQIDDIFRCDIPEIGTDLALVLNGFYLPKGEKITKLDNGLIYGSLSEAAIKYPEIVSKYYNTIADNNGEGLVSLNTAFVQDGVFIYVPKGVELDRPIQIINLLMSDENLLVQYRNLIILEERSKASIVVCDHTLSSQKFLSNVVTEIITESSSTLDFVKMQNEHNDSSQISHVYIRQLRDSKVTTNTITLHGGFIRNNLDVLLDEEGCENNSFGLYLNDRTQHIDNYSFIDHAKPHCTSTELFKGILDDQATGAFNGRILVRRGAQQTQAFQANNNLLLTADAKMNTKPQLEIYADDVKCSHGATVGQLDLEAKFYMQTRGIGEKEAMLLLMFGFAHDVVKKISVDPLRDRIDDLVNKRLRGELSRCHNCPMHCC
- a CDS encoding SufE family protein is translated as MTLNEVQDRIIDDFSVFDDWMDKYQQLIELGKDLPPIDEKKRTESYLIKGCQSKVWLDAELENGRILFSADSDAIITKGIVALLIQVLNQRTPKEIIDADLYFIDKIGLKENLSPTRSNGLVAMVKQMRLYAIAYQSKLNN
- a CDS encoding DUF59 domain-containing protein yields the protein METKRDILAIEADIVKVLKNIFDPEIPVNIYDLGLIYEVDVDEDRKVKVTMTLTAPNCPLADELLDEVHEKVGKVEGITEALINLTFDPPWDKSRMSEEAMLELGFL
- the sufC gene encoding Fe-S cluster assembly ATPase SufC, which produces MLVIKNLHANIKGKEILKGINLEINAGEVHAIMGPNGSGKSTLAAVLAGREIFEVTHGEILFNGKNLLDLSPEVRSREGLFLSFQYPIEIPGVSMVNFMKAAVNEQRKYRGLEPLSASDFLKMMREKKELVEIDSALTNRSVNEGFSGGEKKKNEIFQMAMLEPKLSILDETDSGLDIDALRIVANGVNKLKRPDNASIVITHYQRLLDYIVPDFVHILYSGKIVKSAGKELALELEEKGYDWIKNGE
- the queG gene encoding tRNA epoxyqueuosine(34) reductase QueG: MNGEAKQQSATKEQKIKSLALEIGFDACGVSSASFLAEEDSHIKHWLAEGMNGEMAYMERNLEKRLDPRILVPNAKSVISVLINYYSGSPRISTESPKISRYALSHDYHDVVRDKLYLLLELIQKEFGQVEGRVFVDSAPVLEKTWAVRTGLGWIGKNSLLINPKLGSYTFIGELIVDLEVEPSIAEIRNHCGTCTRCMDACPTGAIVSPSVIDSRKCISYLTIEKKSALTDDEVKMLNGWCFGCDICQEVCPWNSKITISKCEELMSKQEILSLSPEEMRTISNENFNMIFNNTPLLRTGWKKIVTNSNQ
- a CDS encoding DUF1987 domain-containing protein, producing MKSLHINGTQVSPTVDFNIELRTLEISGFSRPENVRDFYFPLIQWLDELNNWIKNNKSLNVEVEPFTFKFKLIYFNSSSAKFIYDIIILLNGFQKEGFSIKIYWYFDEDDDELREAGEELSDMANVPFFYIATKKE
- a CDS encoding S46 family peptidase is translated as MRRFCLLLIGMVILIGNTVKADEGMWLLPLLNQLNIKQMKQEGLKLSAEDIYSINSSCLKDAIVIFGNGCTGEIISEQGLILTNHHCGYGSIQKHSSPTHDYLKDGFWAKTLEEEIPTPGLSVTFLVRLEDVTNQVNAAITPQMTEPERDKAIEKISGEISKKAKEGNSYNAIVKNYFGGNQFYLLVYEVFNDVRMVGAPPSSIGKYGADTDNWMWPRHTGDFSIFRVYANKENKPGEYSNENVPYKPKKALTISIKGVKKDDFAMIMGYPARTQRYMTSSEVETQINISNKNRILIRGIRQDILLKDMLADRAINIKYASKYSRSSNYWKNSIGQNKALKRLKVFDIKKQGEKTFSDWVSENSQRKEKYGEALKMVEQGIAGNKNYTYVTQYISEALSRGIEIFSMADKASRLYESLKLNDPDSIGKRALRLKREAKLFYKDYSLATDIKVACAMLKLFYENVDKTYYPDIFNTITAEYQGDFVKYSDFLFTKSIFSDSTKVNEFLAAPTLAILENDPAFIASKSISAKDKEIKKLMDPFDILYKKGQRLYIAGVLEMNQGKAMYPDANSTMRLTYGQVKDYYPMDAVHYEFLTTLDGVMEKEDPDNWEFVVPEKLKDLYKTKDYGRYGENGKMPVAFITTNDITGGNSGSPVLNAYGELIGLAFDGNWEAMSGDIVFEKQLQRTINVDIRYVLFIVDKYAGAARLIDEMKIIQ
- a CDS encoding cysteine desulfurase codes for the protein MSLDINKIRQDFPILNQTLYGKPLAYFDNGATTQKPQVVLDAITHFHNSINANIHRGVHKLSEESTKAYEEARETVRSFINAKKTNEVIFTSGATASINMIAFSFGETFVHEGDEVIVSEMEHHSNIVPWQMLCERKKAKLKVLPFDDNGELIIEKLDELITSKTRILAVTHVSNSLGTVNPIKEIIKKAHKYNVPVLIDGAQGVKHGIIDVQDLDADFYAIAGHKIYGPTGIGVLYGKEKLLNAIVPWQGGGDMVAPRGVTFEKTVYNELPFKFEAGTANYIGAAGLSSAIKYYKSIGIEAATAYETELLKYATSKLLAIDGVRIIGNAQHKAPIVSFLVENIHPYDTGMILDKMGIAVRTGNHCTQPVMAHFAIDGTVRASLAFYNTFEEIDRLIDGVKKIKEMFG
- the sufB gene encoding Fe-S cluster assembly protein SufB, translating into MTNDQDKIISEVTSGDYKYGFVTDVETDIIPKGLSEDVVRIISKKKEEPEWMLEFRLKAYRYWLTMETPTWAHLNVPDIDYQEIIFYAAPRKKNPNSSEEIDPELKETFEKLGIPLNEQKILSGVAVDAVMDSSSVKTTFSETLSEHGIIFCSMSEAIREHPDLIKKHLASVVPTTDNYFAALNSAVFSDGSFCYIPRGVRCPMELSTYFRINAANTGQFERTLIVAEADSYVSYLEGCTAPVRDENQLHAAVVEIVALENAEVKYSTVQNWYPGDKNGKGGIYNFVTKRGICRGKNSKISWTQVETGSAITWKYPSCILLGDNSYGEFNSVAVTNNHQQADTGTKMIHIGKNTRSHIISKGISAGVSNNSYRGLVKVLKGAENARNFSQCDSLLLGDKCGAHTFPYIEVDNPTAIVEHEATTSKIGEDQIFYCNQRGLSTEDAIGLIINGYAKEVLNKLPMEFAVEAQKLLQISLEGSVG